Within Xanthocytophaga agilis, the genomic segment TTTCTAAGCGAATACTTACATGATTTAGGATCAATACTTCATTTCATAAAGGATACAATGTTGGAAAACATAGTTATACTAAATCCTGAATGGGCAACAGAGGCAGTATATAAATTGATTGATACAAAGATAATACAAATTAGCAAAGGTAGGTTTAAAATTCGTGATCTAAGAAATATTTGGGATAAGGAGAAGTATCCTACTGATAAGCATCATACATTAGTCCGCTTAATGGAGAAATTCGACATATGCTTTAATATAGTAAGTACTGAGGATTACATAATTCCAGAGTTATTACCTTCTGCTAAACCTATAAATTTTGATTTAACTAGTCATGATAGTATAAATAACTTACGATTTGAATATCGATATAACTTCATGCCAGCAGGAATATTGAGCAGATTTATATGTAGACTTTACTATTTAATTGAGAATGAAATTTTTTGGAGGAATGGAGTTCTTCTTAAACATGAAGAAACATTTGCATTAGTAATTAATGAGCCTTACGATAAAAAAATAAGGTTATCGATTTTTGGTTCAGACAAATATGGAACTCTATCAATTATTAGGAATGAGTTTGAGAACATCCATAAAACGCTCAATTTGGAAAAGTATGTAGACTACAATGAAATGATTCCATGTATCTGTCCTTCTTGTATTTCTTCAAATGCAGGATACTATTTTAAATATAACGTTGTTAAGAATTTTGAACGTAAAGGAAAGCGTACTATTGATTGTCAACAAAGTACCTATGATGTTTCTATAAATGACTTATTAACTGGTTACGATATAAGAAATACAAAGATTAGTTTATTACAAAACATTATTGCAGCGTTGGCTAGACTACAAGGAAATTATAAAATAGTTAACAGGCAGGAAGATAGTAGAAACAGTTATGTAGCTGGGCTTATTGATAATGGAAATTTTATCAGTAAAGATCAAACAAGATGGGGACAATCAGAATCAGGATTATCTGCCGGTGAGCTAGATATAAAAATTGAAAATTCTAATCGGATGACTATAGGAATTTTTGAAGGATTCAATCTATCATATTTAGACAAAATAACTATAAGTAGACATTTGAAAAAAATATTTAATTATGACGCAAATGGTTTAAAAGAAAATTACATAGTTATATATGCTGAAACCTCTAGCTTCATAGACTTATGGAATAAATATTTAAATTATATAAAAGATATCGATTTTGATTACCCTTTAATTGGAAACATCAAAGATGTGTCAGACTTATATAGTCCTGGCGCAGAAATAAAAATATGTTTATCGTATCATGAGCGAAATACCGAAAAAAGTCGTTTGTACCATTTTTTTGTAAATATGTTCACCAAGTGATTAAGGCATCAAAGGTAGATGAATCGCCTCAGAGTAAGAGTTTGCCTATTAAGAAGGTAGTGTAATAGCTCTTATGTTAAGAAACTATTCTGAGAAAAGTGTGTCAGTAAATGACTGATGAAGGTTGCGACACACCTCGTTGTTATACCAAATTTTCTTTTAAGAATAGAGAGTAATTCTGATATTGTTCTACATACTTATCTAACAGAATATGGATACATCTACCAATACCGAATTTGAATGGATTGAGAATTTCTTTCCACAAGGTTCCATTCTTAAAAATATGAAAGACAAAGAAAGGATTCTTAGTTTCTGTTTGCTTTGGATGTCATTCGAAAAATATGCTTGTAATACAGAGGCGAACTTTCCGGCTCTAACACAAGTAGTCAATGATAAACTTTTAACTAGTTCAACAATTGACTTCA encodes:
- a CDS encoding COR domain-containing protein, with the protein product MKSRYQEALDKIQEVKEKRLDFLDLSFMYLGKIPSEVGQLTHLRFLNISHNYLYQIPDEIYDLPYLVELNLTYNYLSFDTFQSLSKLQHINFLYLYGNPAFEKIPDEIKYHGIDAILNYSDDITFYQNTTTLFELKLLLVGNGEVGKTTLMKKLMSNFSHKVIVGQEPTTHGINIHTWKIKSTFPAVEPFFNLKAELYEKGLDISDYYRMMAFEDLNLIYEEEEEEEEEEEYFDSYDDYKEYLDFDFKSNRPNKSKKNLIASLINGYDAEEETIKKEVKINIWDFGGQEIYHSTHQFFLTKRPIYLLVWEARKEEDYNMFDYWLNIIKYLSRNSPVIVVMNKCDVRLKDIDEFGLKKKFNNIITFTKVSCLTGEGLMQLMEMIQRNLVHLPHLADRLPKTWVNIRDNLYELNKDYITLEEYFSICKEYNLTTKKALFLSEYLHDLGSILHFIKDTMLENIVILNPEWATEAVYKLIDTKIIQISKGRFKIRDLRNIWDKEKYPTDKHHTLVRLMEKFDICFNIVSTEDYIIPELLPSAKPINFDLTSHDSINNLRFEYRYNFMPAGILSRFICRLYYLIENEIFWRNGVLLKHEETFALVINEPYDKKIRLSIFGSDKYGTLSIIRNEFENIHKTLNLEKYVDYNEMIPCICPSCISSNAGYYFKYNVVKNFERKGKRTIDCQQSTYDVSINDLLTGYDIRNTKISLLQNIIAALARLQGNYKIVNRQEDSRNSYVAGLIDNGNFISKDQTRWGQSESGLSAGELDIKIENSNRMTIGIFEGFNLSYLDKITISRHLKKIFNYDANGLKENYIVIYAETSSFIDLWNKYLNYIKDIDFDYPLIGNIKDVSDLYSPGAEIKICLSYHERNTEKSRLYHFFVNMFTK